One stretch of Chlamydia abortus DNA includes these proteins:
- the zwf gene encoding glucose-6-phosphate dehydrogenase, with amino-acid sequence MEMTSNENQDSGRTLPPCPPCVMVIFGATGDLTARKLFPALYHLIKEGRLSNNFVCVGFARRKKSHEEFREEMKQAIQNFSRAQELDIRIWEEFESRIFYHESNFSSSEGYASLKERLEEIDKQDGTQGNRLFYLSTPPDYFPEIIENINKHKLFYHDQGEGKPWSRVIIEKPFGVDLQSAKELQKYIDDNLDEGSVYRIDHYLGKETVQNILTIRFANTLFESCWNSQYIDHVQISVSESIGIGTRGNFFEKSGMLRDMVQNHMMQLLCLLTMEPPSVFNSEEIKKEKIHVLKKIRPFSQDDVVRGQYGTGEVQGVSVLGYREEENVNPHSMVETYVALKMFIDNPRWLGVPFYLRAGKRLAKRSTDISIIFKKSYATLFEPESCRICPIENDLLIIRIQPDEGVALQFNCKVPGMNNVVRPVKMDFRYDTYFKTTAPEAYERLLCDCILGDRILFTSSDEVMASWELFTPILQQWEQDSSDVCFPNYVAGSVGPKEADQLLQADGRSWRPL; translated from the coding sequence ATGGAAATGACAAGTAATGAAAATCAAGACAGTGGGAGAACTTTACCCCCATGCCCCCCCTGTGTGATGGTAATTTTCGGTGCCACCGGTGATCTCACAGCGCGCAAGTTATTTCCAGCATTATACCATCTGATCAAAGAAGGCAGGCTATCTAACAACTTTGTTTGTGTAGGCTTTGCAAGAAGAAAAAAGAGTCACGAAGAATTTCGTGAAGAAATGAAACAGGCTATACAGAATTTTTCACGTGCTCAAGAACTCGATATCCGTATCTGGGAGGAATTTGAATCACGTATATTTTATCACGAATCGAACTTTTCTTCTTCGGAAGGCTACGCTTCATTGAAGGAAAGACTTGAGGAAATTGATAAGCAAGACGGCACTCAAGGGAACCGGCTATTTTATTTATCTACACCCCCAGATTATTTCCCCGAAATTATTGAAAATATCAATAAGCACAAACTGTTCTATCATGATCAAGGAGAAGGCAAACCTTGGTCACGCGTGATTATAGAAAAACCTTTTGGTGTAGATTTGCAAAGCGCCAAGGAGTTGCAAAAATACATAGATGACAATTTAGATGAAGGCTCTGTCTATCGTATTGACCATTATTTAGGAAAAGAAACTGTACAAAACATCCTCACGATACGTTTTGCCAATACCCTATTTGAGTCTTGTTGGAATTCTCAATATATTGATCACGTACAAATTAGCGTTAGCGAATCCATAGGCATAGGCACTCGAGGAAATTTCTTTGAGAAATCAGGGATGCTTCGCGATATGGTGCAAAACCATATGATGCAGCTTTTGTGTTTACTTACTATGGAACCCCCTTCCGTCTTCAATTCTGAAGAGATAAAAAAAGAAAAAATCCATGTCCTCAAGAAAATACGTCCATTTTCTCAAGACGATGTAGTCCGTGGTCAGTATGGCACTGGAGAAGTCCAAGGAGTTTCTGTTCTTGGCTATCGCGAAGAGGAAAATGTCAATCCTCATTCTATGGTAGAGACTTACGTAGCTTTGAAGATGTTCATAGATAACCCTCGTTGGTTAGGAGTGCCTTTCTATCTACGCGCAGGAAAACGCCTAGCTAAACGCTCTACAGATATTTCTATTATTTTTAAAAAGTCCTATGCGACTTTATTTGAACCCGAATCTTGTCGTATTTGTCCTATAGAAAATGATCTCCTCATTATTCGTATACAACCGGATGAAGGCGTAGCTTTGCAATTTAACTGTAAAGTTCCTGGGATGAATAATGTCGTGCGTCCTGTGAAAATGGATTTTCGCTACGATACTTATTTTAAAACAACAGCCCCTGAAGCCTACGAAAGATTGCTTTGTGACTGCATTTTAGGTGATAGGATCCTGTTTACATCTAGTGATGAAGTCATGGCTTCTTGGGAGCTGTTCACACCCATTCTACAGCAGTGGGAACAAGATTCTTCAGATGTGTGCTTCCCTAATTATGTTGCCGGCTCTGTAGGACCTAAAGAGGCAGATCAATTACTACAAGCCGATGGAAGAAGTTGGCGTCCTTTGTAA
- the tsaD gene encoding tRNA (adenosine(37)-N6)-threonylcarbamoyltransferase complex transferase subunit TsaD: MLTLGLESSCDETACALVDANAKIVANVVFSQQDHVSYGGIVPELASRAHLQVFPSVVQSALKESGVSLEDIDLFAVTHTPGLIGALAIGVNFAKGLAVGCQKPIIGVNHVEAHLYAAYMEASSVEFPALGLVVSGAHTAIFLMEDPLTYKLIGKSRDDAIGETFDKVARFLGLPYPGGALIEKLAVHGCESSYPFSPSKVPGYDLSFSGLKTAVLYAIKGNNSNHRTPLPELSESQKNNISASFQKAAFTSVAQKLPNIVKKFSCRSLLVGGGVANNKYFQSLLKNTLDLPLYFPSSKLCTDNAAMIAGLGRELFLSEKITSGITPCARYQWESASVSLSPLP, encoded by the coding sequence ATGCTTACTCTAGGGTTGGAAAGCTCTTGTGATGAGACTGCGTGTGCTTTAGTAGATGCTAATGCGAAAATTGTAGCCAATGTCGTCTTTTCCCAACAGGATCACGTTTCTTATGGTGGCATAGTTCCTGAACTAGCTTCTCGAGCCCATCTTCAAGTTTTCCCCTCTGTGGTGCAATCTGCTTTAAAGGAGTCGGGCGTTTCTTTAGAAGATATTGATTTGTTTGCAGTCACACATACACCAGGACTTATAGGTGCTCTAGCTATAGGCGTGAATTTTGCTAAAGGTCTGGCTGTGGGATGTCAAAAACCTATCATTGGAGTAAATCATGTTGAGGCGCATCTTTACGCCGCCTACATGGAAGCAAGCTCTGTGGAATTCCCTGCCTTAGGTCTAGTCGTTTCTGGAGCTCATACCGCCATATTTTTGATGGAAGACCCTTTAACTTATAAGTTAATCGGAAAAAGCCGAGATGATGCTATAGGAGAAACTTTCGATAAAGTGGCGCGATTTTTGGGTTTGCCCTATCCCGGAGGAGCTTTAATAGAAAAACTCGCAGTTCACGGCTGTGAATCCTCCTACCCTTTTTCTCCTTCCAAAGTTCCCGGTTATGATTTGTCTTTTAGTGGATTAAAGACAGCTGTTCTTTATGCAATTAAGGGAAATAACAGTAATCATCGTACCCCACTGCCAGAGCTTTCTGAAAGTCAAAAGAACAATATTTCAGCGTCTTTTCAAAAAGCCGCATTCACTAGTGTTGCGCAAAAACTTCCTAATATTGTAAAAAAATTTTCGTGCAGGTCTCTCCTTGTTGGAGGGGGAGTAGCAAACAATAAGTATTTCCAAAGCTTATTAAAAAATACTCTAGATTTGCCTTTATACTTTCCTTCTTCTAAGTTATGTACAGATAATGCTGCGATGATAGCAGGATTAGGAAGAGAGCTATTTCTCTCAGAAAAAATCACTTCAGGAATTACTCCATGCGCAAGATATCAATGGGAATCTGCTTCGGTTTCCTTATCTCCTCTTCCTTAA
- a CDS encoding amino acid ABC transporter permease yields the protein MEHWVATARVLLRGCGYTLFVSGISILCGSFLGVIIGTMTSRYFPCRITRCLGNLYVTVIRGTPLFIQILIFYFGLPSIIRLDPTPLMAGLIALSINSSAYLAENIRGGINALSVGQWESAKVLGYKKSQIFFYIIYPQVFKNILPSLTNEFVALIKESSILMVVGVPELTKVSKDIVSRELNPMEMYSICAALYLLMTSLFSYVATLLEKRGGV from the coding sequence ATGGAACATTGGGTGGCTACAGCAAGAGTACTGCTACGTGGTTGTGGTTATACGTTATTTGTTAGCGGAATTTCCATACTCTGTGGCTCCTTTTTGGGTGTAATTATCGGAACAATGACATCGCGTTATTTTCCTTGCCGCATTACGCGATGTCTAGGAAATCTCTACGTCACCGTGATCCGTGGTACACCTCTGTTTATTCAAATTCTCATATTTTACTTTGGTTTACCCTCGATAATTAGGTTGGACCCTACGCCCTTAATGGCGGGATTGATTGCCTTAAGCATCAATTCTTCTGCCTATCTTGCTGAAAACATCCGTGGGGGGATTAATGCCTTGTCAGTAGGCCAATGGGAATCCGCAAAAGTTTTGGGCTACAAAAAGTCGCAGATTTTTTTTTATATCATCTATCCACAGGTTTTTAAAAATATCTTACCTTCTTTAACCAACGAATTTGTTGCATTGATTAAAGAAAGTAGCATTTTGATGGTTGTCGGCGTCCCTGAACTTACTAAGGTAAGTAAGGACATTGTTTCTCGCGAACTCAATCCCATGGAAATGTATAGTATTTGCGCAGCCCTATATTTGCTGATGACATCATTGTTTTCTTATGTAGCCACGTTGCTTGAGAAGAGGGGGGGAGTATGA
- a CDS encoding peptide ABC transporter substrate-binding protein, translated as MRKISMGICFGFLISSSLMLHGCQHFRKSQDHLSINMKDDPRSLDPREVRLLSDINLIKHIYEGLVQENTHTGNLEPALAESYSLSDDGKTYTFYLKKAYWSNGDPLTSEDFIASWKQVVRQEVSSVYNFAFDPIKNIKQIQQGVLSEEHIGFHAKDEQTLVIELESPTSHFLKLLALPIFFPVHKEQRELHQTLPIASSAFYPKKIKQKQWLRLEKNPYYYNQEQVKTQAITIHFVPDPNTAALLFNQGKLDWQGPPWGERIPTETLSRLQSTGNLHSFDVAGTSWLTFNINKFPLNHTKLRKALSLALDKESLVSTIFLDRAKPAQHLLPNNLHTYPNLNLPTREQRKQLAKKLFKEALEELNISAKDLESHSLVFPAGSSASALMVQLIREQWKDTLGFSIPIAGKEFALLQTELASGHFSLATGGWFADFSDPMAFLTIFAHPSGVPPYVVDHKDYITLLATIQEERDLNKRRELISQASLYLETFHIIEPIYHDAFHFASNKKLSNFHFSPTGIVDFRYVKAP; from the coding sequence ATGCGCAAGATATCAATGGGAATCTGCTTCGGTTTCCTTATCTCCTCTTCCTTAATGCTGCATGGATGTCAACATTTTCGGAAATCTCAAGACCACCTGTCTATCAACATGAAAGACGACCCGCGCTCTTTAGATCCTCGCGAAGTTCGTTTACTATCTGATATTAATTTAATTAAGCATATTTATGAGGGGTTGGTTCAGGAAAATACGCACACAGGCAATCTAGAACCCGCACTTGCTGAGAGCTACTCCCTTTCTGATGATGGCAAGACCTATACTTTTTATTTAAAGAAGGCATATTGGAGTAATGGAGATCCTTTAACATCAGAAGATTTTATTGCGTCTTGGAAACAAGTAGTCAGACAAGAAGTTTCCAGTGTTTATAATTTTGCTTTTGATCCTATTAAGAATATTAAGCAAATACAGCAAGGCGTCCTCTCCGAAGAGCATATAGGGTTTCATGCCAAGGATGAGCAAACTTTAGTCATCGAGTTAGAATCTCCAACCTCACATTTTCTTAAGCTGCTAGCCTTACCTATTTTCTTTCCGGTGCATAAGGAGCAACGCGAGTTACACCAAACTTTGCCGATTGCGAGTAGTGCTTTTTACCCTAAAAAGATTAAACAAAAACAATGGTTACGTCTTGAAAAAAATCCTTACTACTACAATCAGGAACAAGTAAAAACTCAAGCGATTACCATACATTTTGTTCCTGATCCAAATACCGCGGCCTTATTGTTTAATCAAGGAAAGTTAGATTGGCAAGGTCCTCCTTGGGGAGAACGTATCCCTACAGAAACTCTTTCTCGCCTACAGTCTACAGGGAACCTACATTCCTTCGATGTTGCAGGGACGTCCTGGCTAACCTTTAATATCAATAAATTCCCCCTGAATCACACAAAGCTAAGGAAAGCCCTGTCTTTAGCGTTAGATAAGGAATCCTTAGTCTCCACAATCTTTTTAGATAGAGCAAAGCCTGCACAACATTTGCTCCCAAATAACTTACACACCTACCCAAATTTAAATCTTCCTACGAGAGAACAACGTAAGCAGCTTGCTAAGAAACTTTTTAAAGAGGCCTTAGAAGAGCTCAATATCTCAGCAAAAGATTTAGAAAGTCATTCCCTGGTCTTTCCTGCCGGATCTTCGGCCAGCGCGTTAATGGTACAATTAATTCGAGAACAATGGAAAGATACCCTAGGGTTTTCTATCCCCATAGCAGGAAAAGAATTTGCACTTTTACAAACAGAACTAGCATCGGGGCATTTCTCTTTGGCAACTGGAGGCTGGTTTGCCGATTTTTCTGATCCTATGGCATTTCTCACCATTTTTGCTCACCCTTCAGGAGTGCCTCCTTATGTAGTGGACCATAAGGATTACATAACTCTTCTTGCTACGATTCAAGAAGAAAGAGATCTTAATAAGCGTCGTGAGTTGATTTCACAAGCATCGCTATATCTAGAAACTTTTCATATCATTGAACCCATCTACCATGATGCGTTTCATTTTGCATCAAACAAAAAGTTATCCAATTTCCACTTTTCCCCTACCGGAATCGTAGATTTTCGCTACGTTAAAGCCCCTTAA
- the pgl gene encoding 6-phosphogluconolactonase, whose translation MATLVNFNDTNKLLLTKKTELFIDLASKDWIASANKSIKQRGAFYVALSGGRTPLEIFKSIVINKEKISHPSKIFLFWGDERNVPYTSPESNYGQAMSILQDLHIPEEQVFRMETENAEGARKYQDIIERTVPEISFDMIMLGLGQDGHTLSLFPNTEALKEKERLVVSQRIPQLDTERMTFTLPLTYKAKHSVVYVQGENKKDIVRSIFFPSDNRREAYPIELIGQEKTPLFWILAPDTYDPKDFDSISSFHKLDII comes from the coding sequence ATGGCAACATTAGTTAACTTTAATGATACAAATAAACTCCTGCTTACGAAAAAAACTGAGCTATTTATCGATCTAGCTAGTAAAGATTGGATAGCCAGTGCAAATAAATCGATCAAACAAAGAGGGGCTTTTTATGTTGCTCTTTCTGGTGGGAGAACTCCTTTAGAAATCTTTAAGTCCATCGTGATAAATAAAGAGAAAATTTCTCATCCTTCAAAGATCTTTTTATTTTGGGGAGACGAAAGAAATGTTCCTTATACGTCTCCAGAAAGCAATTATGGCCAAGCCATGAGTATCCTTCAGGATTTACATATTCCTGAAGAACAAGTTTTCCGTATGGAAACTGAAAATGCTGAGGGAGCTAGGAAGTACCAAGACATAATAGAACGTACAGTTCCTGAGATCAGTTTTGATATGATCATGCTCGGTCTTGGTCAAGATGGACATACCTTATCGTTATTCCCAAATACAGAAGCTCTAAAAGAAAAGGAGCGCCTGGTCGTTTCTCAAAGGATTCCTCAATTGGATACGGAAAGAATGACCTTTACGCTACCCCTCACCTATAAGGCAAAGCATAGCGTTGTCTACGTTCAGGGGGAAAATAAGAAAGATATTGTAAGAAGTATCTTTTTCCCTTCAGATAACCGACGCGAAGCCTACCCCATAGAGCTCATTGGACAAGAGAAAACTCCCCTATTTTGGATCCTTGCCCCTGATACTTACGACCCTAAGGATTTCGACTCGATTTCTTCATTCCATAAACTAGACATTATCTAG
- a CDS encoding ATP-binding cassette domain-containing protein: MTVKVRNLTYSINDKHILSKVSFSLEEGHITLFVGKSGSGKTTILRALVGLVEPTSGDISIEGESPALVFQQPELFPHMTVLNNCMHPQIIVKHRSKEEAKDKTFNLLKFLDIEDIAHSYPHHLSGGQKQRVAIVRSLCMDKRTLLFDEPTSALDPFSTSAFKRLLESLRDQNLTLCVSTHDMHFVQGCLDRVYLVDQGEIVSTYDKRYGDLDDEHPLNLYLNSGK; this comes from the coding sequence ATGACTGTTAAGGTTAGAAATCTTACGTATTCCATAAATGACAAACATATTTTATCTAAAGTTTCATTCTCTTTAGAAGAGGGCCATATTACTCTTTTTGTTGGTAAGAGTGGTTCTGGGAAAACAACCATATTACGAGCCCTGGTCGGGTTAGTAGAACCTACAAGTGGTGACATTTCAATTGAGGGGGAATCGCCAGCATTGGTTTTTCAACAACCCGAGCTTTTTCCTCATATGACAGTTTTGAATAACTGCATGCACCCACAAATCATCGTTAAGCATAGAAGTAAAGAAGAGGCTAAAGATAAAACCTTTAATCTTTTAAAATTCTTGGATATCGAAGATATTGCTCATAGTTATCCTCATCACCTTTCGGGAGGGCAAAAGCAACGTGTCGCCATCGTTCGCTCCCTATGCATGGATAAGCGTACCCTCCTTTTTGATGAGCCTACATCTGCATTAGATCCTTTTTCTACCTCTGCGTTTAAACGCCTTTTGGAATCCTTGAGAGATCAAAATCTGACCTTATGTGTCTCCACCCATGATATGCATTTTGTCCAAGGATGTTTAGATCGGGTATACCTTGTGGATCAGGGAGAGATTGTAAGCACCTATGACAAGCGTTATGGTGATTTAGATGATGAACATCCTTTAAATCTCTACTTGAATTCTGGAAAATAG